A single window of Plutella xylostella chromosome 25, ilPluXylo3.1, whole genome shotgun sequence DNA harbors:
- the LOC125488557 gene encoding uncharacterized protein LOC125488557 isoform X2, translating into MSAGLRACCLPQPSCRPPSCCPVSACATVAASHNLSLTTAAPHSASGRGLLPCHSPTHRPLKLLPCHSLGLGCCLVTTGPDWGCCLVTAPVAEAPPAADASWLAVSTSCRRLLARSLRQLPTPPGSQSPPAADASWLAVSGCRRLLARSLRRLPTPPGSQSPAAADASWLAVSGCRRLLARSLRQLPTPPRSQSPAAADASWLAVSGSRRLLARSLRQLPTPPGSQSPAAADASWLAVFGSRRLLARSLRLPTPPGSQSRGLPGAAEVRRGILFFVRISAAYTWQIRSLLGALSLRGLPTPPGSLSPAADASWLAVYGPRSGYRRLLARSHRLSTPPGSQSPPADDVSWLAASASCRRLLARSLRLPTPPGSQSPPAADASWLAVSGCCRRLLARSLRLPTPPGSQSPPAADASSLAVSGCCRRLLARSLRQPTPPGSQSPPAADASWLAVSGCCRRLLARSLRQPTPPGSQSPAADASWLAVSSGCRRLLARSLRQLPTPPGSQSRGLPGAAEVCRGILFFVRISAACTWQIRSLLGSLSLRQLPTAPASQSSPAADGSRLAVSWALYGCRRLPPRSLLGSLRLPTAPASQSPGLSPAADGSRLAVSWALPGCRRLPPRSLLGSLRLPTAPASQSPGLSPDADGSCLAVFASCRRFPPRSLLGSLRLPTAPASQSPGLSPAADGSRLTVSWALSGCRRLPPRSLLGSLRLPTAPASKSPGLSPAADGSHLAVSWALSGCRRLPPRRLLSSSCSTINLSLSKVLRLQLDNTSAILSVAS; encoded by the exons ATGAGTGCTGGTCTGAGGGCCTGCTGCCTGCCACAGCCCTCCTGCAGGCCACCAAGCTGCTGCCCTGTCTCAGCTTGCGCGACGGTTGCTGCCAGTCACAACCTGTCGCTGACCACTGCTGCCCCGCACAGTGCGTCCGGCCGGGGCCTGCTGCCTTGTCACAGCCCCACGCATAGACCATTAAAGCTGCTGCCTTGTCACAGCTTAGGGCTCGGTTGCTGCCTTGTCACAACCGGCCCGGACTGGGGTTGCTGCCTTGTCACAGCCCCAGTCGCCGAGGCTCCACCGGCTGC CGACGCCTCCTGGCTCGCAGTCTCCACCAGCTGCCGACGCCTCCTGGCTCGCAGTCTCCGCCAGCTGCCGACGCCTCCTGGCTCGCAGT CTCCGCCAGCTGCCGACGCCTCCTGGCTCGCAGTCTCCGGCTGCCGACGCCTCCTGGCTCGCAGTCTCCGCCGGCTGCCGACGCCTCCTGGCTCGCAGTCTCCGGCTGCTGCCGACGCCTCCTGGCTCGCAGTCTCCGGCTGCCgacgcctcctcgctcgcagTCTCCGCCAGCTGCCgacgcctcctcgctcgcagTCTCCGGCTGCTGCCGACGCCTCCTGGCTCGCAGTCTCCGGCAGCCGACGCCTCCTGGCTCGCAGTCTCCGCCAGCTGCCGACGCCTCCTGGCTCGCAGTCTCCGGCTGCTGCCGACGCCTCCTGGCTCGCAGTCTTCGGCAGCCGACGCCTCCTGGCTCGCAGTCTCCGGCTGCCGACGCCTCCTGGCTCGCAGTCTCGTGGTCTTCCCGGGGCAGCAGAAGTTCGACGaggcattttatttttcgtaag GATATCGGCGGCTTACACTTGGCAAATTCGAAGTCTCCTCGGCGCACTCAGTCTCCGCGGGCTGCCGACGCCTCCTGGCTCGCTGTCTCCGGCTGCCGACGCCTCCTGGCTCGCAGTCTACGGGCCTCGCTCCGGCTACCGACGCCTCCTGGCTCGCAGTCACCGGCTGTCGACGCCTCCTGGCTCGCAGTCTCCACCTGCTGACGACGTCTCCTGGCTCGCAGCCTCCGCCAGCTGCCGACGCCTCCTGGCTCGCAGTCTCCGGCTGCCGACGCCTCCTGGCTCGCAGTCTCCGCCGGCTGCCGACGCCTCCTGGCTCGCAGTCTCCGGCTGCTGCCGACGCCTCCTGGCTCGCAGTCTCCGGCTGCCGACGCCTCCTGGCTCGCAGTCTCCGCCAGCTGCCgacgcctcctcgctcgcagTCTCCGGCTGCTGCCGACGCCTCCTGGCTCGCAGTCTCCGGCAGCCGACGCCTCCTGGCTCGCAGTCTCCGCCAGCTGCCGACGCCTCCTGGCTCGCAGTCTCCGGCTGCTGCCGACGCCTCCTGGCTCGCAGTCTTCGGCAGCCGACGCCTCCTGGCTCGCAGTCTCCGGCTGCCGACGCCTCCTGGCTCGCAGTCTC CTCCGGCTGCCGACGCCTCCTGGCTCGCAGTCTCCGCCAGCTGCCGACGCCTCCTGGCTCGCAGTCTCGTGGTCTTCCCGGGGCAGCAGAAGTTTGTCGaggcattttatttttcgtaag GATATCGGCGGCTTGCACTTGGCAAATTCGAAGTCTCCTCGGCTCACTCAGTCTCCGGCA GCTGCCGACGGCTCCTGCCTCGCAGTCTTCGCCAGCTGCCGACGGTTCCCGCCTCGCAGTCTCCTGGGCTCTCTACGGCTGCCGACGGCTCCCGCCTCGCAGTCTCCTGGGCTCTCTCCGGCTGCCGACGGCTCCCGCCTCGCAGTCTCCTGGGCTCTCTCCGGCTGCCGACGGCTCCCGCCTCGCAGTCTCCTGGGCTCTCCCCGGCTGCCGACGGCTCCCGCCTCGCAGTCTCCTGGGCTCTCTCCGGCTGCCGACGGCTCCCGCCTCGCAGTCTCCCGGGCTCTCTCCGGATGCCGACGGCTCCTGCCTCGCAGTCTTCGCCAGCTGCCGACGGTTCCCGCCTCGCAGTCTCCTGGGCTCTCTCCGGCTGCCGACGGCTCCCGCCTCGCAGTCTCCTGGGCTCTCTCCGGCTGCCGACGGCTCCCGCCTCACAGTCTCCTGGGCTCTCTCCGGCTGCCGACGGCTCCCGCCTCGCAGTCTCCTGGGCTCTCTCCGGCTGCCGACGGCTCCCGCCTCGAAGTCTCCTGGGCTCTCTCCGGCTGCCGACGGCTCCCACCTTGCAGTCTCCTGGGCTCTCTCCGGTTGCCGCCGGCTCCCGCCTCGCAGGCTACTCAGTAGTTCATGCTCAACTATCAATTTGTCTTTATCCAAG GTTCTGCGGCTTCAGCTTGACAACACCTCGGCCATCCTCAGTGTTGCTTCGTAG